The Sciurus carolinensis chromosome X, mSciCar1.2, whole genome shotgun sequence DNA segment atttttatgtggtgctgaggatcaaacccagtgcctcacacatgacatgcaaacgctctaccactgagccacaactccagcccaatttttaacatatttaaaaataaaatggataaatagtaaactttttaaaagccaCCTTTTTGGTGGCTTGTTGTGAAGTACCAGCCCAGATGGGGTACCTTGCAGTCAATCTGAAGAGAGTACTTTATgacatgccttttaaaaaattatacagagaTGGAGCCCACTGGGCATGCTAATTACACAAAAAGAGCTTTCCACTGGGCTGATGTAGCCCTGTATGGCTTCCACACATCTTGCAGTCTAACCCCAAGTTGGTTTGGGCTCCCTTTGCTATGTACAACTATGCACAACCAATCTGGAATTagtttacctttctttctttctttcttttctttcctttcgctttctctctctctccccctctccctctctttccctttctctctctctctttctctttctctctttctctctctctctctctctctctctctctctctctttctttcttttttgaaggggtggttaccagggattgaactcaggggcactcatggtgacatccccagccctattttgtattttatttagagacagggtttcactgagttgcttagtgccttgcagttgctgaggctggcttagaactcgggatcttcctgcctcaacctcctgagccactgggattacaggcttgcaccaccaggACTGCCCAGTTGGTTTACATTTCAATCCCAACTATGACCTTGGGTGTGGTACTTATAACCTgttctgtgcctccatttcctcatctataagatgTTATTATGTGGACTAAATAGCAATAATGAATATAAAGCACACAGTAGGGTGCCTGCACAAAATCAAGGAGCATTCAGAAATTTTTGGCTATTATTGTTTAACAACCAcctaaaataagttttaagaagaaaaactagTTTTGAAGCAAGGTTTGCAGAATGATGTTGGTTTCTTACCACTAGAGTCTGTTTCAGAATCAGAGTCACTGTCACTATCTTCAGAATacttcttatgttttcttttggatgattttttctttctccttttcttagaCCTTTCTTTTGAATGACtagacttcttctttttcttcttttcatctgtaggaaacacaaataaaaactaatttctttttttcaatcattttactattgtttattttttatgtagagatggggaatgaatccagggcctcTTATATGCTAGGcaggtcctttaccactgagctactccccagccCATAAAAACTAATTTCTTAAGAAGTATTTCTGAATatcaattttattgtatttgaaaTACTGAAAAGGAATAGATAATTGGCAATTTGAATAAAAGCAAAGTCCAATGTTCAACTATTtataaacttactttttaaaatcaattaaaaggtCTATATTCAAAAAATACCTTCTGAACTAGATGCTGAAGTAGTGCTTTTCTTTGGCTCTTCATCCTCTACTGGTGTATGTTCATCAGagctaatttaaagaaaatggttGTAAGAATTAGAAAAGTGATGAAATATGGACCACAGGAGTACTACATAGGGACTTGAAATTTTCAGTAACAACACTGATTGCCTAAGTACCATAAAAGGAAGCACAGGAACATCTTTGTAAGAGCATATTTCAAGGGTCTACTaccttcataataaaaaaattcttgcatttgCATAATGCTTCAGAGTTTATAAAGCATTATTCAAACAAAACACAGATGATTTATAATTTCAGAAGAACCCACAGGGCAAAAGGAACAGGAATCataggaaagatgaaagaaacaGGAGATAAGGCTATGGAAAGACTTAAGGATTTtattcttactttgttttttgggagggctggggatcaaatccagggcctcaagcatgctagggatgcactctaccactgaggtacctCCCCAGACCCAGGAGTGTGTTCTAAGTGTGTAAAGGATATATAATAGAGCAACAACTGTTCTATCTCCCCAGAGCAAGAAGAATCTAGCAAACTAGTCTAAagagatttcattcttttgcagagAATTCTGaaagtattattaaaatgttataatacTTCAGAAGGAGTCTGCACATCATATAATCTTTTCCTGTGAAAATCGAACCCGGAATAACTTGGTTATtgtctagaaaaatatttttagggttttttCCAACTCTAATTCTCTGagttcaggttttgtttttttgttatttttggtaccagggattggaaaCAGGGATGCTTACccactgactcacatccccagcccttttttctattttatttagagatagggtctcgctgagttgcttaagaccttgctaaataactgaggctggctttgaactcatgatcctcctgcctcagcctcccaaacttctgggactacaggtgtgtgccaccacacctgggttGAGTTCAGATTCTTTAAGCCTTTTCCAAAGGTATCTATAAGAACAAGTTTCAAGCtatgtgtggtggtgcacaactgttaTTCCAGctactaggaggctgaggcaggaggatcacaagtttgaggatagcctcagcagtgtagtgagatcccgtctcaaaacaaaaaataaaaaatgctgaggatgtagctcagtggtagagtgccctggattcaatccccagtaccccacctccCCAACCTCCCAAGTTTCAGGTAATAAATCTTTTTATCCTGCCACAAATTATAGGTTTATCTGTCAGGCAAGTTGAATTCAACTTAAAGTAGACACAGAAATacagaagagagaagaaacttaTGAGtagtaccaaaagaaacaaaataaggggaaaaagcaCCACACCTCCAGGTAGTATTAGATATAGGAAAATCAGCTGAACAAATCCATActactattcattttttaaagaaatctctttGTAATGCTATTAACTGCCATGCAATCTGCAACTGGGTTAGTTgagaacaaaaattcaaaataatatatatcaacATTGAACCTTTCTATGAATAGGAAATTAGACCCATGGGTTACAATTTAAAGAGAACAATTTGTATGCTAAAGTCCACTCGCAACATGTTTAATCCTTAGATAtgttctatgtttttatttttatttatttatttattcgctggtactgggaatttaaaccaggggcactttaccattgagctacatccccaagccccctactcttctttaaattttgagacagggtcttgctaagttgcttagggcctggctaaattgctgaggctggcttcaaagttgcaatcctgtctcagcctcctgagtcactgggattacaggcatgggccaccatgcccagcttgttctacgtttttaaaatataagagtaGAACAGCAcaaatcacaaaaaagaaaaaaatctgagatgTAAAATTCTTTGCTCAACCAAAATGTTCacagtgctgggtgtggtggtgcatggcttggagctgaggcagaagaaccatgagttcaaagccagcctcagcaacttaatgaggccctaagcaactcagcaagaccctgcctctaaataaagtagaaaaaagggctggggatgtgcctcagtggttaagtgtccctgggtttaatctctagtaccaaaaaaaaagttcacagtaGACTCaggatttaaattaatattataacatttttaaatcacttacTCAGGTTCAGGATTCTTTGGAGAAAGTCCCCATACTTCAGGAGCTCCTAATTCTCCaatcctctctctctcacttaaTCTCCTAGAggatataaacatttaaattataactCAACAGATgaattatttcctaaatatataatgaaattcaACAGCAGTTCAGTTAAGTCCTGTTTTCCCAAtgctttattatatattttttcttttgaggcagggtctccctatgttgcttaGACTAGCCTCAAACTACTAGGCTCtagtgatccttctacctcaccTGAGACTAtagtgatccttctacctcaccTGACTTTCcttatgttttaaaagttaataaaatcttGGCTTAAGTGGAAATTCATCACTTAGGATTCAATGTTCTGATAATACTATCAAATGGTAAAAATTACAGATAGCCTCAGTGGCTAGATCAGAAACAATAGTTTGGAAGACTGTCAAGAGCATCCCTTATGCCAAATGCATGGCATAGCTTCTAACTGGTCACTTCATTGCAATATGTGATGGGacattttacatttagaaataaatttctttatgcatgatttaaaaagaaagaagtctcTTGATTTAGTCAAACCTTCAGTTGTCAGGAAGCTAagaattaattaagaaaataaaaataaagacttagaaatagaaaataaagggagttctgaaaataaaagaaaaaatttatttgacaaaAACTGTACTCAATGAGATGTGAAGTTTGTTCTCTCAGTCTTCCCTTCAGTTCTTTTTTGGAAAAGGAGTACATTCTCTGCTCTTTGGAAGATACTGAAATTGTTTAATGCTTCTGTTTTATGATATTTGTGAtttcttctgtttaaatttttgctatttttcataaactgaaaaaaaaaaaaccctaaggtTCAGTTCTTCAAAGTTTAGCTGTTTTAGActccatttgtttttaaaaacacttcaaaCGAAATATAATTGGTTTAAGTTTTCTTACTTCTTTATTCAGAGGAAAAGGTATAGCTATGCAGAGTCAGTCTCAAGGGTTTGCCACTTTAAAGAAACAGTACAAAAGGGGACATACTTGTAACTGTACTTAGAATACACACATATAGGGGAAAGAATGCTGCTGGACTCTGAAGAACACAAAGTCCTGTTCTCACACCTGTTGCCAGCTGGCTTCATCTGCACTGTTAAGATAAATtatttatcttctaaatatacaaaTGCAAATTTCACTTaagcatggggctggggttgtagctcagtggtagtgcgcttgcctagcacatgggaggcactgggttcaattctcagcaccacatttaaaataactaactaaataaataaatgtgttgtgtccatctacaactaaaaaaaatatatatttttaaattcacttagGCAATTCTGACATCTTTTGGTGAGGAGTCACCAGTAAGAagccattttctttttgaatggtatattctatagaCACTTTTCTGAACAATTAAACTTGGGTGGGTCTTTAACCTAATTCAGGactgtttttactttttgcttcCATGCATGATGCACTAATAGCTAACAGTTAtggaatatttattatgttccaGGCACTAAACTATTACAACCCTAAAAGACTTGGTACTAATTTTATCTACCCTTCATTCCCCCACTCCAATTTCTTTTTACAATgctcaggatggaacccagggcctcaggtatgCTCTGcgaacactctaccattgagctatatccccagcctcagcATCTTTTTAATGGTGAATGAAGTTcacagaggttaaataactttcaCAAGGCTACACTGCTATTAGGTGGAAAATAAGGACTTCAACTCAGGCAGTCTCATTCTGGAGCCTGTCCTTCTCATCACTATACTTTATTAGTTCCCACTgctggaagaaaaagaatcatgAAGCCATCTCCCAACTGTTGGAACTTTAACCTCTCCCTCAATGTCTGTAATACTTTcaaacttctcattttttaaacacATAGTGCATGGCTTAGTGCAATGCCCAACACataatacttaataaatattagatattatGACTCACACAGCAATAATATAAGCCTCTCCCTCCTTCTTAAACCTTGCACGTTCCCACTCCAATATTCATTCTCATTAGAGGAGACCTGATCTCACCCTAGCATCATTTTTCATGACCAAGATTGAGACCACTTACCCAGATCTTTTGTAAGGTAACTACATCTACAGCTAAGCAGATCACTTCCCCTACATTGGTGTGATCATCTTGTGCAAGaggaagggtttcctcctctcCAATATAAATCCTTAATTTCAACTCTTTCCAATTCCGtacaaaacatttccatttatacATCCCGTTATATATCTCAAACTTGTCTGTTCCTTCACTCCACAACCAACGATTGCATGTCTACAAAGTGATAGGCACTACGAACCCTGTAAACAATAGAACAGTGCTCCTCCTTCCATGAATTCAATTTCATGAGCAATAAAATCATGCTCACAACTGTTAATGATACAACCAAGTAAATGTCATAATTCCGGTAGATCTGAGGCTCTTGGCGATGTCTGCTAACAAGACAGGAAGGGGTAAGGGGATAGCGATAAAATAGGGCGCTACATGAAGAGGTCCGAGGACAAGTGACAATATATGGGAAATAAAGGTACAATAAAAGGTTGCCGTGAGCAGAATGAAGAAAGGGACTAAAATGAGTGCAAGGCAGGCAGAACGAAATGCGAATAGTCAGAAACACAACGAACGATAAATCGGACTCAAAAGGCAGGGGCGGGGGGCTCATACAAGAAAAGGTGCCGCGATCCCACTCACTTCTGCCGCAggctctcttccctctccttgtcCAGAAGGCTAGGCCACGGCTTGTCGCTCCCGTACGGGCGTGAGTAGCTGCCATAATAGGCGGACGAGGAGGCAGAAGCAAAGGGGGTGCTCCGTGGCGCAGAGGGCCGCTCTCGAGAGCGCGAACGCGAGCGTGAGCGGTAGGACTGGCTTCGGGAACCTTGACTGAGGCCACCCAGCTGATGACTGAGGCCATTCCTGTCACCAGACCGAGAACAAGAGCGCGAGCGAGACCTGCGACCCCGCGGGGAGCGGGAAGACTTGCTGGGTTTGGGGCTCTTCGACGAACTGCGGCGTTTTCCTCCGGAGCCTGAGGCCTCCCCCTCAGGGCTGCGCGAACTGGACACTGGAGCCATTACCGCAGCTGTGCCCCCGAAGCGGCAGGACAAGGGGGCGCTCTTGTGACCCCGGGAAGATTCCCGGTTGCCTTGGCTCCCAGAACCCGCCGCCGCGCAACCTGCCAAACCTGAAGAAACCTTGGAAACAGTTCCGGGTACGTCGGCAAATACCTTCCCAAGGCCTAGGGGGCTCTAGCCAACCGGAAGGGACTTGTACCAGTATAAATAAGCCGGTCTGGAAATCGGGTCCGCACATCTGTCCAGTTCCGACCGAGGTTCATCAAATCTAGGGCGCATAGGAGACCAAATCCTTTCTCAGACTCGAACTTGAAATACCTGAAGGGGAAGACCACGGAACACAGATACATTTCACTGAGTAACCATATGAACACCACACAATTGTGCATGTGTTTTGTTGTGGTTCCTCTGTATAATTATATaggcatgtgtatgtgtatgaatatacTTTATACATGCGTATATATGCTCACACAGAAAAATacgatatttttttcttttttgaaatccCAAGCAAAATAAGGAGGGTTTATCGCGATTAGTGGGGAACTATAACGTCTGTGCCCCATATTGTCCAGTTAACTTAGAAAGCACAAATTCTGATAATGACTTGAGCCTGATGCTCTCCAATTAAGTTAGCAGCCTAGAGAAAAATTGCATATTTAACCCCCAGCCACACATCTCCACCAATGTGCTCCAACTAGAGGAAACAGGAACCCACATATTGTCCAGCTCATTGAACTATTTAATTTACTAGAGAAGCAATCGGGTTAATGA contains these protein-coding regions:
- the Nkap gene encoding NF-kappa-B-activating protein, with translation MAPVSSSRSPEGEASGSGGKRRSSSKSPKPSKSSRSPRGRRSRSRSCSRSGDRNGLSHQLGGLSQGSRSQSYRSRSRSRSRERPSAPRSTPFASASSSAYYGSYSRPYGSDKPWPSLLDKEREESLRQKRLSERERIGELGAPEVWGLSPKNPEPDSDEHTPVEDEEPKKSTTSASSSEDEKKKKKKSSHSKERSKKRRKKKSSKRKHKKYSEDSDSDSDSETDSSDEDTKRRAKKTKKKEKKKKHRSKKYKKRKSKKNRKESSDSSSKDSQEEFLENPWKDRSKAEEPSDLIGPEAPKTLASQDDKPLNYGHALLPGEGAAMAEYVKAGKRIPRRGEIGLTSEEIASFECSGYVMSGSRHRRMEAVRLRKENQIYSADEKRALASFNQEERRKRENKILASFREMVYRKTKGKDDK